A stretch of the Hippoglossus hippoglossus isolate fHipHip1 chromosome 1, fHipHip1.pri, whole genome shotgun sequence genome encodes the following:
- the kdm2aa gene encoding lysine (K)-specific demethylase 2Aa isoform X6: protein MMDDSKQRHSKRLRAGTRRRYHDDGISDEEIDGRRMFDLEDKVSSQRFTSDRIIRMEGKDLSYEFVQRCGLRDPIIFEKPDGLGIMMPDPDFSVNDVKLFVGSRRMIDVMDVSTQKGTEMSMAQWARYYETPPCQREKLYNVISLEFSHTKLENLVKRPTTVDLIDWVDKMWPRHLKERQRESTNSINDMQYPKVQKYCLMSVEGCYTDFHIDFGGTSVWYHILRGSKVFWLFPPTPPNLELYENWVLSGKQGDIFLGDRASDCQRIELTQGCTFIIPSGWIHAVYTPVDSMVFGGNFLHSFNIPTQLNICNIEDRTRVPGKFRYPFFYEMCWYVLERYVFSLTRTSYLTPEFQKHSLGIGLMKPSSPDLAVEQVKEEEVVGGDSDEEPSEQQSDKPAAKIHLTPFELEGLWNLLGKLESLPSNKKCVPAGIHNAPALITHIKALLKEHANDNSKLSYTGKPIVKWPKRPSWYQPPPPPPTPPPRPKLASTPIIPRPQKPASSMSVLRRRRVRCKRCEACMRPECGDCNFCRDMKKFGGPGKLKQTCVLRQCLSPGLPLSAVCEICKEPNQEESGDPSLILMECSNCAQIVHPACLSVQGEGLVNKDLPSCWECPKCVQGITDPESKGDRGEGNPLKRKSSSLLDARMAKIYRRQRHSHDGDDSASDDDDEASQRRKMMLHARGGGHSSRRGFVPNRRGLLRGGSAQRGSRGLVTSGSSLLKLKRGMNMKESGRRGRGVRLRGGSRMQRRGDDSEDSDDDDDDDDDDDDDDDDDDDDDDEEEEEEEDSEDGVKEQQLRRRRRRRRTDYDEDEIEDSEGQEFDPEEEDMDTLEDDEEDDDGDEDGRWDSDPEPPVLLVSDLNDDLLSGSYLTVTLQRPHKAKRQSGSIVPKLEAAMGPRTAAMGAGGQQGFIQRKTALSKPSRFKGTDTTADSVTLRGPGRQRMRGNHGDRGTRDCSASSSEDQEAAASSFQSPPSLLSVLSFKDEGNERGGEKEVWVSVFRYLTRAELLACMTVCKAWYKWSCDKRLWSHLDVSRCSPVSNQALAGIVKRQPTSLDLSWTPLAKRQLNCLLTRLPGLRELRVTGLSWSCLSALVSPTLPYLRLLDLRWCEGLKDAQIKEIVLPPESSRSRLRNMVTLRLSGLDISDSTLRLLQRHMPQLERLDLAHCKDITDSSIALLAASGTHTRNNLTELTLAGCSELTDGCLSYLKRLTSLNLLDLRGCKSVSRRVCDAFISDLSHIALYCMMEEKLIQRLD, encoded by the exons ATGATGGATGACTCCAAGCAGCGGCACAGCAAAAGACTG CGAGCTGGTACCCGGCGACGTTACCATGATGATGGTATTTCAGATGAGGAGATTGATGGAAGGAGGATGTTTGACTTGGAGGACAAAGTCAGCAGTCAGAGGTTCACCTCTGACAGGATCATTCGCATGGAGGGAAAAG ACTTGTCATACGAGTTCGTCCAGAGATGTGGCCTTAGGGACCCAATCATCTTTGAGAAGCCTGATGGACTGGGAATCAT GATGCCTGATCCTGACTTCAGTGTCAATGACGTCAAGCTGTTTGTTG GTAGCAGACGTATGATTGACGTGATGGACGTGAGCACTCAGAAGGGGACAGAGATGTCCATGGCCCAGTGGGCACGTTACTATGAGACCCCTCCGTGTCAGAGAGAGAAGCTCTATAATGTCATCAGCCTGGAGTTCAGCCACACCAAGCTGGAGAACCTGGTCAAGAGACCGACCACA gtgGATCTGATTGACTGGGTGGACAAGATGTGGCCTCGTCAcctgaaggagagacagagggagtcCACGAACTCTATCAATGACATGCAGTACCCCAAAGTACAAAA ataCTGTCTGATGAGTGTGGAGGGCTGCTACACAGACTTTCACATTGACTTTGGAGGGACTTCAGTGTGGTATCACATACTGAGAGGAAGCAAG gTGTTCTGGCtcttcccccccacccctccgaACCTGGAGCTCTATGAGAACTGGGTGCTGTCAGGGAAACAGGGAGACATTTTTCTGGGTGACCGGGCGTCTGACTGCCAAAGGATTGAACTCACACAGGGCTGCACCTTCATCATACCCTCAG GTTGGATTCATGCTGTCTACACCCCTGTGGACTCTATGGTGTTTGGAGGAAACTTCCTGCACAGCTTCAACATCCCTACGCAACTTAACATCTGTAACATAGAGGACCGAACGCGG GTTCCAGGGAAGTTCCGTTACCCCTTCTTCTATGAGATGTGCTGGTATGTGTTGGAGCGTTACGTTTTCAGCCTGACCAGGACCTCCTACCTCACACCAGAGTTTCAGAAACACTCGTTGGGCATTG GTCTGATGAAGCCGTCAAGCCCAGATCTGGCTGTTgagcaggtgaaggaggaggaggtggtgggagggGACAGTGATGAAGAGCCTTCAGAGCAGCAGTCTGACAAACCTGCAGCTAAAATTCATCTGACTCCCTTTGAACTGGAGGGGCTCTGGAACCTGCTGGGTAAACTGGAGTCTCTGCCCTCCAACAAAAAGTGTGTCCCAGCTGGGATACACAATGCCCCTGCACTCATTACACACATTAAG GCACTTCTGAAAGAACATGCCAATGATAATTCCAAACTGTCCTACACAGGAAAACCCATTGTCAAGTGGCCAAAGCGG CCATCATGGTACcagccgccgcctcctcctccaacacCTCCGCCTCGTCCTAAACTGGCCTCCACACCCATCATCCCACGACCACAGAAACCAGCCTCCTCAATGTCTGTGCTGAGACGGCGCAGGGTCAG GTGTAAGCGCTGTGAGGCCTGTATGAGACCAGAATGTGGAGACTGTAACTTCTGCAGAGATATGAAGAAGTTTGGAGGACCAGGGAAACTCAAGCAGACCTGTGTGCTACGACAGTGTCTTTCT CCGGGCCTCCccctgtctgcagtgtgtgagatCTGCAAGGAACCCAATCAAGAGGAAAGTGGAGACCCCTCTCTCATCCTGATGGAGTGTTCCAATTGTGCCCAGATCGTCCATCCTGCCTGTCTCTCg GTTCAGGGGGAAGGACTGGTGAACAAAGACCTGCCCAGTTGTTGGGAGTGCCCAAAGTGTGTCCAAGGAATCACTGACCCAGAG tCTAAAGGTGACAGAGGTGAAGGCAATCCATTG AAGCGCAAATCTTCCTCTCTCCTGGACGCTCGAATGGCCAAGATTTACCGACGACAGAGACACAGCCACGATGGAGACGACTCTGCCAGTGATGACGACGATGAAG cctctcagaggagaaaaatgaTGCTCCATGCTCGAGGGGGGGGCCACTCTTCCAGGAGGGGGTTTGTCCCCAACAGGAGAGGTCTGTTGAGAGGAGGCTCAGCCcaaagaggaagcagaggcCTTGTAACTTCTGGCTCCTCCCTCCTCAAGCTAAAGCGAGGCATGAACATGAAGGAGAGTGGGCGGAGGGGACGAGGGGTGAGGCTGCGGGGAGGCTCCAGGATGCAGCGAAGAGGAGATGATTCGGAGGACTCAgacgatgacgacgacgatgatgacgacgacgacgatgatgatgatgacgatgatgatgatgatgatgaagaagaggaggaagaggaggacagtgaAGATGGAGTGAAAGAACAACAACTTCGCAGACGTAGGAGGAGGCGCAGGACTGACTACGATGAAGATGAGATTGAGGACAGTGAGGGGCAGGAGTTTGACCCTGAAGAGGAGGATATGGACACGCTGGAAGATGACGAGGAAGATGACGATGGGGATGAGGATGGGCGCTGGGATTCAGACCCAGAACCCCCGGTCCTCCTGGTGTCTGATCTCAATGATGACCTGCTGAGTGGTTCCTACTTGACTGTCACCCTACAGCGCCCCCACAAGGCCAAGAGACAATCTG GCTCGATAGTTCCGAAGCTTGAAGCAGCCATGGGTCCGAGGACGGCTGCGATGGGTGCTGGTGGTCAGCAGGGCTTCATCCAGAGAAAGACGGCTCTGTCCAAACCCTCACGATTCAAGGGCACTGACACTACAGCTGACAGCGTAACACTAAGAGGACCTGGCAG GCAACGTATGCGGGGTAACCATGGCGACAGAGGGACTAGAGATTGCTCAGCATCGTCTTCAGAGGATCAGGAAGCTGCTGCATCCTCCTTCCAGTCTCCTCCGTCCCTGCTGTCCGTGCTGTCCTTTAAGGACGAGGGTAATGAGAGAGGCGGGGAGAAGGAGGTTTGGGTGTCTGTGTTTAGATACTTGACCAGAGCCGAGCTGCTGGCCTGCATGACTGTGTGTAAGGCCTGGTACAAGTG GAGCTGTGACAAGCGTCTGTGGAGCCACTTGGATGTGAGCCGCTGCAGCCCGGTCAGTAATCAGGCCCTGGCAGGTATCGTCAAACGCCAGCCCACCTCTCTTGACCTGTCCTGGACCCCCCTGGCCAAAAGACAGCTCAACTGTCTGCTCACCAGGCtcccag GTCTGAGGGAGTTGAGGGTGACTGGTCTGTCGTGGTCCTGTCTCTCAGCGTTGGTCTCTCCCACTCTGCCTTACCTGCGGCTGCTGGACCTGCGGTGGTGTGAAGGCCTTAAAGACGCCCAGATTAAAGAGATCGTCTTGCCACCTG aATCCTCTCGCAGCAGACTACGGAACATGGTGACACTGCGTCTGTCGGGTCTGGACATCAGTGACTCTACTCTGAGGCTGCTGCAGCGCCACATGCCTCAACTGGAGAGGTTGGACCTGGCTCACTGCAAAGACATCACAGACTCGTCCATTGCTCTGCTGGCAGCATccgggacacacacacgcaacaacCTCACTGAGCTCACACTGGCAG gcTGTAGCGAGTTGACAGACGGCTGTCTGTCCTACCTGAAGCGTCTCACCTCTCTGAATCTGCTCGATCTCAGAGGTTGTAAGAGTGTCAGCAGACGAGTGTGTGACGCCTTTATCTCCGATCTGTCTCACATCGCCCTCTACTGTATGATGGAGGAGAAGCTCATCCAGCGCCTGGACTAA
- the kdm2aa gene encoding lysine (K)-specific demethylase 2Aa isoform X4, with translation MMDDSKQRHSKRLRAGTRRRYHDDGISDEEIDGRRMFDLEDKVSSQRFTSDRIIRMEGKDLSYEFVQRCGLRDPIIFEKPDGLGIMMPDPDFSVNDVKLFVGSRRMIDVMDVSTQKGTEMSMAQWARYYETPPCQREKLYNVISLEFSHTKLENLVKRPTTVDLIDWVDKMWPRHLKERQRESTNSINDMQYPKVQKYCLMSVEGCYTDFHIDFGGTSVWYHILRGSKVFWLFPPTPPNLELYENWVLSGKQGDIFLGDRASDCQRIELTQGCTFIIPSGWIHAVYTPVDSMVFGGNFLHSFNIPTQLNICNIEDRTRVPGKFRYPFFYEMCWYVLERYVFSLTRTSYLTPEFQKHSLGIGLMKPSSPDLAVEQVKEEEVVGGDSDEEPSEQQSDKPAAKIHLTPFELEGLWNLLGKLESLPSNKKCVPAGIHNAPALITHIKALLKEHANDNSKLSYTGKPIVKWPKRPSWYQPPPPPPTPPPRPKLASTPIIPRPQKPASSMSVLRRRRVRCKRCEACMRPECGDCNFCRDMKKFGGPGKLKQTCVLRQCLSPGLPLSAVCEICKEPNQEESGDPSLILMECSNCAQIVHPACLSVQGEGLVNKDLPSCWECPKCVQGITDPEQSKGDRGEGNPLKRKSSSLLDARMAKIYRRQRHSHDGDDSASDDDDEASQRRKMMLHARGGGHSSRRGFVPNRRGLLRGGSAQRGSRGLVTSGSSLLKLKRGMNMKESGRRGRGVRLRGGSRMQRRGDDSEDSDDDDDDDDDDDDDDDDDDDDDDEEEEEEEDSEDGVKEQQLRRRRRRRRTDYDEDEIEDSEGQEFDPEEEDMDTLEDDEEDDDGDEDGRWDSDPEPPVLLVSDLNDDLLSGSYLTVTLQRPHKAKRQSGSIVPKLEAAMGPRTAAMGAGGQQGFIQRKTALSKPSRFKGTDTTADSVTLRGPGRQRMRGNHGDRGTRDCSASSSEDQEAAASSFQSPPSLLSVLSFKDEGNERGGEKEVWVSVFRYLTRAELLACMTVCKAWYKWSCDKRLWSHLDVSRCSPVSNQALAGIVKRQPTSLDLSWTPLAKRQLNCLLTRLPGLRELRVTGLSWSCLSALVSPTLPYLRLLDLRWCEGLKDAQIKEIVLPPESSRSRLRNMVTLRLSGLDISDSTLRLLQRHMPQLERLDLAHCKDITDSSIALLAASGTHTRNNLTELTLAGCSELTDGCLSYLKRLTSLNLLDLRGCKSVSRRVCDAFISDLSHIALYCMMEEKLIQRLD, from the exons ATGATGGATGACTCCAAGCAGCGGCACAGCAAAAGACTG CGAGCTGGTACCCGGCGACGTTACCATGATGATGGTATTTCAGATGAGGAGATTGATGGAAGGAGGATGTTTGACTTGGAGGACAAAGTCAGCAGTCAGAGGTTCACCTCTGACAGGATCATTCGCATGGAGGGAAAAG ACTTGTCATACGAGTTCGTCCAGAGATGTGGCCTTAGGGACCCAATCATCTTTGAGAAGCCTGATGGACTGGGAATCAT GATGCCTGATCCTGACTTCAGTGTCAATGACGTCAAGCTGTTTGTTG GTAGCAGACGTATGATTGACGTGATGGACGTGAGCACTCAGAAGGGGACAGAGATGTCCATGGCCCAGTGGGCACGTTACTATGAGACCCCTCCGTGTCAGAGAGAGAAGCTCTATAATGTCATCAGCCTGGAGTTCAGCCACACCAAGCTGGAGAACCTGGTCAAGAGACCGACCACA gtgGATCTGATTGACTGGGTGGACAAGATGTGGCCTCGTCAcctgaaggagagacagagggagtcCACGAACTCTATCAATGACATGCAGTACCCCAAAGTACAAAA ataCTGTCTGATGAGTGTGGAGGGCTGCTACACAGACTTTCACATTGACTTTGGAGGGACTTCAGTGTGGTATCACATACTGAGAGGAAGCAAG gTGTTCTGGCtcttcccccccacccctccgaACCTGGAGCTCTATGAGAACTGGGTGCTGTCAGGGAAACAGGGAGACATTTTTCTGGGTGACCGGGCGTCTGACTGCCAAAGGATTGAACTCACACAGGGCTGCACCTTCATCATACCCTCAG GTTGGATTCATGCTGTCTACACCCCTGTGGACTCTATGGTGTTTGGAGGAAACTTCCTGCACAGCTTCAACATCCCTACGCAACTTAACATCTGTAACATAGAGGACCGAACGCGG GTTCCAGGGAAGTTCCGTTACCCCTTCTTCTATGAGATGTGCTGGTATGTGTTGGAGCGTTACGTTTTCAGCCTGACCAGGACCTCCTACCTCACACCAGAGTTTCAGAAACACTCGTTGGGCATTG GTCTGATGAAGCCGTCAAGCCCAGATCTGGCTGTTgagcaggtgaaggaggaggaggtggtgggagggGACAGTGATGAAGAGCCTTCAGAGCAGCAGTCTGACAAACCTGCAGCTAAAATTCATCTGACTCCCTTTGAACTGGAGGGGCTCTGGAACCTGCTGGGTAAACTGGAGTCTCTGCCCTCCAACAAAAAGTGTGTCCCAGCTGGGATACACAATGCCCCTGCACTCATTACACACATTAAG GCACTTCTGAAAGAACATGCCAATGATAATTCCAAACTGTCCTACACAGGAAAACCCATTGTCAAGTGGCCAAAGCGG CCATCATGGTACcagccgccgcctcctcctccaacacCTCCGCCTCGTCCTAAACTGGCCTCCACACCCATCATCCCACGACCACAGAAACCAGCCTCCTCAATGTCTGTGCTGAGACGGCGCAGGGTCAG GTGTAAGCGCTGTGAGGCCTGTATGAGACCAGAATGTGGAGACTGTAACTTCTGCAGAGATATGAAGAAGTTTGGAGGACCAGGGAAACTCAAGCAGACCTGTGTGCTACGACAGTGTCTTTCT CCGGGCCTCCccctgtctgcagtgtgtgagatCTGCAAGGAACCCAATCAAGAGGAAAGTGGAGACCCCTCTCTCATCCTGATGGAGTGTTCCAATTGTGCCCAGATCGTCCATCCTGCCTGTCTCTCg GTTCAGGGGGAAGGACTGGTGAACAAAGACCTGCCCAGTTGTTGGGAGTGCCCAAAGTGTGTCCAAGGAATCACTGACCCAGAG cagtCTAAAGGTGACAGAGGTGAAGGCAATCCATTG AAGCGCAAATCTTCCTCTCTCCTGGACGCTCGAATGGCCAAGATTTACCGACGACAGAGACACAGCCACGATGGAGACGACTCTGCCAGTGATGACGACGATGAAG cctctcagaggagaaaaatgaTGCTCCATGCTCGAGGGGGGGGCCACTCTTCCAGGAGGGGGTTTGTCCCCAACAGGAGAGGTCTGTTGAGAGGAGGCTCAGCCcaaagaggaagcagaggcCTTGTAACTTCTGGCTCCTCCCTCCTCAAGCTAAAGCGAGGCATGAACATGAAGGAGAGTGGGCGGAGGGGACGAGGGGTGAGGCTGCGGGGAGGCTCCAGGATGCAGCGAAGAGGAGATGATTCGGAGGACTCAgacgatgacgacgacgatgatgacgacgacgacgatgatgatgatgacgatgatgatgatgatgatgaagaagaggaggaagaggaggacagtgaAGATGGAGTGAAAGAACAACAACTTCGCAGACGTAGGAGGAGGCGCAGGACTGACTACGATGAAGATGAGATTGAGGACAGTGAGGGGCAGGAGTTTGACCCTGAAGAGGAGGATATGGACACGCTGGAAGATGACGAGGAAGATGACGATGGGGATGAGGATGGGCGCTGGGATTCAGACCCAGAACCCCCGGTCCTCCTGGTGTCTGATCTCAATGATGACCTGCTGAGTGGTTCCTACTTGACTGTCACCCTACAGCGCCCCCACAAGGCCAAGAGACAATCTG GCTCGATAGTTCCGAAGCTTGAAGCAGCCATGGGTCCGAGGACGGCTGCGATGGGTGCTGGTGGTCAGCAGGGCTTCATCCAGAGAAAGACGGCTCTGTCCAAACCCTCACGATTCAAGGGCACTGACACTACAGCTGACAGCGTAACACTAAGAGGACCTGGCAG GCAACGTATGCGGGGTAACCATGGCGACAGAGGGACTAGAGATTGCTCAGCATCGTCTTCAGAGGATCAGGAAGCTGCTGCATCCTCCTTCCAGTCTCCTCCGTCCCTGCTGTCCGTGCTGTCCTTTAAGGACGAGGGTAATGAGAGAGGCGGGGAGAAGGAGGTTTGGGTGTCTGTGTTTAGATACTTGACCAGAGCCGAGCTGCTGGCCTGCATGACTGTGTGTAAGGCCTGGTACAAGTG GAGCTGTGACAAGCGTCTGTGGAGCCACTTGGATGTGAGCCGCTGCAGCCCGGTCAGTAATCAGGCCCTGGCAGGTATCGTCAAACGCCAGCCCACCTCTCTTGACCTGTCCTGGACCCCCCTGGCCAAAAGACAGCTCAACTGTCTGCTCACCAGGCtcccag GTCTGAGGGAGTTGAGGGTGACTGGTCTGTCGTGGTCCTGTCTCTCAGCGTTGGTCTCTCCCACTCTGCCTTACCTGCGGCTGCTGGACCTGCGGTGGTGTGAAGGCCTTAAAGACGCCCAGATTAAAGAGATCGTCTTGCCACCTG aATCCTCTCGCAGCAGACTACGGAACATGGTGACACTGCGTCTGTCGGGTCTGGACATCAGTGACTCTACTCTGAGGCTGCTGCAGCGCCACATGCCTCAACTGGAGAGGTTGGACCTGGCTCACTGCAAAGACATCACAGACTCGTCCATTGCTCTGCTGGCAGCATccgggacacacacacgcaacaacCTCACTGAGCTCACACTGGCAG gcTGTAGCGAGTTGACAGACGGCTGTCTGTCCTACCTGAAGCGTCTCACCTCTCTGAATCTGCTCGATCTCAGAGGTTGTAAGAGTGTCAGCAGACGAGTGTGTGACGCCTTTATCTCCGATCTGTCTCACATCGCCCTCTACTGTATGATGGAGGAGAAGCTCATCCAGCGCCTGGACTAA